Proteins found in one Zea mays cultivar B73 chromosome 1, Zm-B73-REFERENCE-NAM-5.0, whole genome shotgun sequence genomic segment:
- the LOC100282579 gene encoding NAD-dependent epimerase/dehydratase (The RefSeq protein has 1 substitution compared to this genomic sequence) — protein MADSATSRPTVLVTGAGGRTGQIVYNKLKERSEQFVARGLVRTEESKQKIGAAGDVYVADIRDADRLAPAVQGVDALIILTSAAPKMKPGFDPSKGGRPEFYYEDGMYPEQVDWLGQKNQIDAAKAAGVKHIVLVGSMGGTNPNHPLNSMGNGNILVWKRKAEQYLADSGIPYTIIRPGGLQDKDGGVRELLVGKDDELLQTDTKSIPRADVAEVCVQALQYEEAKFKAFDLASKPEGVGTPTKDFRALFSQITARF, from the exons ATGGCGGATTCGGCCACTTCCCGTCCAACCGTTCTCGTCACCGGCGCCGGCGGCCGCACAG GCCAAATTGTCTACAACAAACTGAAAGAGAGGTCTGAGCAGTTCGTGGCAAGAGGGCTAGTCAGGACAGAGGAGAGCAAGCAGAAGATTGGGGCAGCCGGTGATGTTTACGTTGCTGACATAAGAGACGCGGATCGTCTAGCACCTGCTGTACAAGGTGTGGATGCGCTCATAATCCTCACCAGTGCTGCCCCGAAAATGAAACCGGGTTTCGACCCTAGCAAAGGTGGACGGCCCGAGTTCTACTACGAAGACGGAATGTACCCTGAACAG GTGGATTGGGTTGGCCAAAAGAATCAGATCGATGCTG CTAAAGCTGCTGGAGTGAAGCATATTGTGCTGGTGGGATCTATGGGAGGAACAAATCCTAACCATCCGCTGAACAGCATGGGTAATGGCAATATACTG GTATGGAAGCGCAAAGCAGAACAGTATTTGGCAGACAGTGGAATCCCTTATACAATCATAAG GCCAGGAGGTCTACAAGACAAGGACGGAGGAGTGAGAGAGCTACTTGTGGGGAAAGACGATGAACTTCTCCAGACTGACACAAAGTCGATTCCTAGAGCCGATGTGGCTGAGGTTTGTGTCCAG GCTCTGCAGTACGAAGAGGCCAAGTTCAAGGCATTTGATTTGGCCTCAAAGCCTGAAGGTGTGGGCACGCCAACAAAGGACTTTAGGGCACTGTTCTCCCAGATCACTGCTCGGTTTTGA
- the LOC100282579 gene encoding NAD-dependent epimerase/dehydratase isoform X1 — MADSATSRPTVLVTGAGGRTGQIVYNKLKERSEQFVARGLVRTEESKQKIGAAGDVYVADIRDADRLAPAVQGVDALIILTSAAPKMKPGFDPSKGGRPEFYYEDGMYPEQVDWVGQKNQIDAAKAAGVKHIVLVGSMGGTNPNHPLNSMGNGNILVWKRKAEQYLADSGIPYTIIRSKEAFTWRTPRDNVLILVFGQLKKKNFLPGGLQDKDGGVRELLVGKDDELLQTDTKSIPRADVAEVCVQALQYEEAKFKAFDLASKPEGVGTPTKDFRALFSQITARF; from the exons ATGGCGGATTCGGCCACTTCCCGTCCAACCGTTCTCGTCACCGGCGCCGGCGGCCGCACAG GCCAAATTGTCTACAACAAACTGAAAGAGAGGTCTGAGCAGTTCGTGGCAAGAGGGCTAGTCAGGACAGAGGAGAGCAAGCAGAAGATTGGGGCAGCCGGTGATGTTTACGTTGCTGACATAAGAGACGCGGATCGTCTAGCACCTGCTGTACAAGGTGTGGATGCGCTCATAATCCTCACCAGTGCTGCCCCGAAAATGAAACCGGGTTTCGACCCTAGCAAAGGTGGACGGCCCGAGTTCTACTACGAAGACGGAATGTACCCTGAACAG GTGGATTGGGTTGGCCAAAAGAATCAGATCGATGCTG CTAAAGCTGCTGGAGTGAAGCATATTGTGCTGGTGGGATCTATGGGAGGAACAAATCCTAACCATCCGCTGAACAGCATGGGTAATGGCAATATACTG GTATGGAAGCGCAAAGCAGAACAGTATTTGGCAGACAGTGGAATCCCTTATACAATCATAAG AAGCAAAGAGGCATTTACCTGGAGGACTCCAAGGGACAACGTGCTGATCCTTGTTTTTGGACAACTGAAAAAAAAAAACTTCCT GCCAGGAGGTCTACAAGACAAGGACGGAGGAGTGAGAGAGCTACTTGTGGGGAAAGACGATGAACTTCTCCAGACTGACACAAAGTCGATTCCTAGAGCCGATGTGGCTGAGGTTTGTGTCCAG GCTCTGCAGTACGAAGAGGCCAAGTTCAAGGCATTTGATTTGGCCTCAAAGCCTGAAGGTGTGGGCACGCCAACAAAGGACTTTAGGGCACTGTTCTCCCAGATCACTGCTCGGTTTTGA
- the LOC103644257 gene encoding rRNA large subunit methyltransferase E, which translates to MAAGGTADFFYRESQRLGYVARSAFKLIQMQKQHKLIAPGAAVLDLGCAPGAWLQVACQNLGPLEKGGIVVGVDVKKVKVPSAHCDSRVRTVCADVMTLMKRQARAMSPQERGFSVILSDMCPPVSGITTKDGAISCELGMRALSLAVGKIKLKDSNYSDTLEKYLSSTEPESDEDGVLRRGGNLVVKFLENEDISGFGKFCKVKFKKVSLLRPKATRPSSREIYMICEGLR; encoded by the exons ATGGCCGCGGGGGGCACCGCCGACTTCTTCTACCGCGAGTCGCAGCGTCTGGGCTACGTCGCCCGCTCTGCGTTTAAG CTGATCCAGATGCAGAAGCAGCACAAGCTCATCGCGCCGGGCGCCGCTGTACTCGACCTCGGCTGCGCCCCCGGCGCGTGGCTTCAG GTGGCTTGTCAGAACCTGGGTCCCCTCGAGAAGGGTGGCATTGTCGTCGGCGTCGATGTTAAG AAGGTGAAAGTGCCCTCTGCGCACTGTGACTCACGGGTCAGGACGGTCTGTGCAGATGTCATGACGCTGATGAAGCGGCAGGCTCGGGCAATGTCGCCACAG GAACGAGGATTCTCTGTGATACTGTCAGACATGTGCCCCCCAGTTTCAGGGATCACGACTAAAGATGGAGCTATATCTTGTGAGTTGGGCATGCGCGCTCTCTCGTTGGCAGTAGGGAAGATAAAGTTAAAAGATTCTAATTACAGTGATACCCTAGAGAAGTATCTGAGCTCCACTGAGCCTGAGTCTGACGAGGATGGCGTTCTTCGACGTGGAGGCAACCTGGTAGTGAAGTTTCTTGAGAATGAGGACATATCAG GGTTTGGCAAATTCTGCAAGGTGAAGTTCAAGAAAGTATCGTTGTTGAGACCCAAGGCGACTCGACCTAGCTCGAGGGAGATCTACATGATCTGCGAAGGTTTGCGGTAG